A genomic window from Prunus persica cultivar Lovell chromosome G2, Prunus_persica_NCBIv2, whole genome shotgun sequence includes:
- the LOC18784581 gene encoding 40S ribosomal protein S4-1: MARGLKKHLKRLNAPKHWMLDKLGGAFAPKPSSGPHKSRECLPLVIILRNRLKYALTYREVISILMQRHVLVDGKVRTDKTYPSGFMDVISIPKTNENFRLLYDTKGRFRLHSIRDEEAKFKLCKVRSVQFGQKGIPYINTYDGRTIRYPDPLIKANDTIKLDLESNKITDFIKFDVGNVVMVTGGRNRGRVGVIKNREKHKGSFETIHVQDATGHEFATRLANVFTIGKGTKPWVSLPKGKGIKLTIIEEAKKRQAAQQASTA, encoded by the exons ATG GCAAGAGGGTTGAAGAAGCATTTAAAGAGGCTCAATGCCCCGAAGCATTGGATGCTTGACAAACTTGGCGGTGCCTTT GCGCCCAAGCCTTCATCTGGGCCTCACAAGTCCAGGGAATGCCTTCCCTTGGTCATTATCTTACGAAACAGATTGAAATATGCTCTCACTTACCGTGAGGTCATTTCCATTTTGATGCAACGACATGTTCTGGTTGATGGGAAGGTTAGGACTGACAAGACATATCCTTCGGGTTTCATGG ATGTTATTTCAATCCCCAAAACAAATGAGAATTTCCGTCTCCTTTATGACACAAAGGGTCGGTTCCGTCTCCACTCGATCAGGGATGAAGAGGCGAAG TTTAAACTTTGCAAAGTCCGGTCAGTGCAGTTTGGGCAAAAGGGTATCCCGTACATCAACACCTACGATGGGCGAACCATTCGCTACCCTGACCCTCTCATCAAGGCCAACGACACCATTAAGCTTGACCTAGAGAGCAACAAGATCACTGACTTCATTAAGTTTGATGTTGGGAATGTGGTCATGGTTACAGGTGGAAGGAACAGGGGGCGTGTTGGAGTAATCAAGAACAGGGAGAAACACAAGGGAAGTTTTGAGACAATCCATGTTCAGGATGCCACCGGCCATGAATTCGCTACTCGGTTGGCTAATGTGTTCACCATTGGCAAGGGGACGAAGCCATGGGTAAGTCTTCCTAAGGGAAAAGGTATCAAGCTCACTATCATCGAAGAGGCCAAAAAGAGGCAAGCAGCCCAACAAGCATCCACTGCCTAA
- the LOC18785314 gene encoding F-box/kelch-repeat protein At3g23880 produces the protein MDNIQDIAQGMQEFKIEAISCTFPQEIIQEILLRLTVKSVIKCISVCKTWRSMIINQSFIRTHLNPTVHVNNLNASHLFLIHRVAGKRSVTMFHKALVEDVLEEVYSLHYDNKAFDEYSKIEFPIAPKQELYNRHLRVVGTCNGLICFADDIFRYGYDIFIWNPAIRKLVTLPWPGVTYMTHGGYDASIGFGFDANTNDYKVVMKEYGIKESWTKLLGPQGPERLLPRGIMF, from the exons ATGGATAACATACAAGATATCGCACAAGGGATGCAGGAATTTAAAATTGAAGCGATCTCATGCACTTTTCCCCAGGAAATCATACAAGAGATCCTACTTAGGCTAACCGTCAAATCTGTTATCAAATGCATCTCAGTGTGCAAGACATGGAGGTCCATGATCATAAACCAAAGCTTTATTCGCACCCACCTCAACCCAACAGTTCATGTTAATAACCTGAACGCCAGTCACCTATTCCTAATCCACAGGGTTGCTGGTAAGAGGAGCGTCACTATGTTCCACAAAGCCCTTGTTGAAGATGTACTGGAAGAGGTTTATTCTCTGCATTATGATAACAAGGCTTTTGACGAGTACTCCAAGATAGAATTTCCAATTGCTCCAAAGCAAGAACTGTACAATCGACATCTTCGTGTGGTCGGCACTTGTAACGGGCTAATCTGCTTTGCGGATGATATCTTCCGTTATGGTTACGATATCTTTATATGGAACCCAGCCATTAGAAAGTTAGTGACCCTTCCCTGGCCTGGTGTTACCTATATGACACATGGTGGATACGATGCTTCTattgggtttggttttgatgcTAATACCAATGACTATAAGGTT GTGATGAAAGAGTATGGCATAAAGGAGTCGTGGACCAAATTGCTTGGTCCACAGGGGCCGGAAAGACTTCTACCCAGGGGCATTATGTTTTAG
- the LOC18785902 gene encoding putative F-box protein At3g25750 produces MESDWESLPDELLDLVFKRLVLHLDSLRFAAVCKSWNWVSKNNQINSVPMLLIPDRQKNTWNFCDVTNDKVLKMQLKWMKRRFCGSSKGWLIVCDENFVVTLINPSFRVKGRKKKKNSIIRLPPLNPPGKHHTGACAKHCEYFVYKSAISADPISNANDCIVVVIYGARCELAFIRLGDNKWTYFDRSCSIFEDIAQIGDKSYVLTSFKRQLFILEYTTQRILNINLVAAPLYETDIYIKAYLVGSNEEELLLVHRYDTYTHHGRVTNGFRVFKLDDDKYAWIEKNDLGDFALFVGDNSSISVVASKIQGCESNCIYFYDDCDLSLEYCSFTDFGVYNVKSQRILKPAHIMTLMKKLKQSPIWFLPSVYL; encoded by the exons ATGGAATCAG attGGGAAAGTTTGCCTGATGAACTTTTAGATTTAGTTTTCAAGAGACTAGTGTTACATTTAGATTCTTTACGATTCGCTGCTGTTTGCAAGTCATGGAATTGGGTATCAAAGAATAACCAAATCAATAGTGTTCCAATGCTCTTAATTCCTGATagacaaaaaaatacatggaATTTTTGTGATGTGACAAATGATAAGGTCCTCAAAATGCAGTTAAAATGGATGAAGAGGCGATTTTGTGGGTCTTCAAAAGGATGGTTAATAGTTTGCGATGAAAATTTTGTGGTAACCTTAATAAATCCATCATTCAGGgttaaaggaagaaaaaagaaaaaaaattcaattattcGTCTACCTCCACTAAATCCTCCAGGTAAACACCACACAGGAGCTTGTGCTAAACATTGTGAATATTTTGTCTACAAGTCGGCGATTTCCGCAGATCCAATATCAAATGCAAATGACTGCATTGTTGTGGTAATATATGGCGCAAGGTGTGAATTGGCTTTTATTAGACTTGGAGACAATAAATGGACATACTTCGATCGAAGTTGTTCCATTTTTGAAGATATTGCTCAAATTGGGGATAAAAGTTATGTTCTTACATCCTTTAAGAGACAACTTTTTATTCTTGAATATACTACTCAGCGCATCCTAAATATAAATCTGGTGGCGGCACCTCTTTATGAAACAGACATATACATAAAGGCATACCTTGTGGGTTCCAATGAGGAAGAGTTATTGTTGGTTCACCGCTATGATACTTATACACATCATGGTCGCGTGACAAATGGATTTAGAGTTTTCAAACTGGATGATGATAAGTATGCGTGGATTGAGAAAAATGACTTAGGTgattttgctttgtttgtgGGTGATAACTCTTCAATATCTGTCGTGGCTTCAAAAATTCAAGGATGTGAGTCGAATTGCATATACTTCTACGATGATTGTGATCTGTCATTAGAATATTGTTCGTTTACAGATTTTGGGGTGTACAATGTCAAAAGTCAAAGGATTTTAAAGCCTGCACATATTATGACCCTGATGAAGAAGTTGAAGCAATCTCCAATTTGGTTTTTGCCATCAGTTTATCTATAA
- the LOC18787250 gene encoding F-box/kelch-repeat protein At3g23880, whose protein sequence is MDNIQDIAQGMQEFKIEAISCTFPQEIIQEILLRLTVKSVIKCISVCKTWRSMIINQSFIRTHLNPTVHVNNLNASHLFLIHRVAGKRSVTMFHKALVEDVLEEVYSLHYDNKAFDEYSKIEFPIAPKQELYNRHLRVVGTCNGLICFADDIFRYGYDIFIWNPAIRKLVTLPWPGVTYMTHGGYDASIGFGFDANTNDYKVVRLVTYVILFHHP, encoded by the coding sequence ATGGATAACATACAAGATATCGCACAAGGGATGCAGGAATTTAAAATTGAAGCGATCTCATGCACTTTTCCCCAGGAAATCATACAAGAGATCCTACTTAGGCTAACCGTCAAATCTGTTATCAAATGCATCTCAGTGTGCAAGACATGGAGGTCCATGATCATAAACCAAAGCTTTATTCGCACCCACCTCAACCCAACAGTTCATGTTAATAACCTGAACGCCAGTCACCTATTCCTAATCCACAGGGTTGCTGGTAAGAGGAGCGTCACTATGTTCCACAAAGCCCTTGTTGAAGATGTACTGGAAGAGGTTTATTCTCTGCATTATGATAACAAGGCTTTTGACGAGTACTCCAAGATAGAATTTCCAATTGCTCCAAAGCAAGAACTGTACAATCGACATCTTCGTGTGGTCGGCACTTGTAACGGGCTAATCTGCTTTGCGGATGATATCTTCCGTTATGGTTACGATATCTTTATATGGAACCCAGCCATTAGAAAGTTAGTGACCCTTCCCTGGCCTGGTGTTACCTATATGACACATGGTGGATACGATGCTTCTattgggtttggttttgatgcTAATACCAATGACTATAAGGTTGTGAGACTTGTTACTTATGTCATACTCTTTCATCACCCATAG
- the LOC18785905 gene encoding probable F-box protein At4g22165, whose amino-acid sequence MESDWESLPEELLDLVFKRLVLHLDSLRFAAVCKSWYWVSKNKQINSVPMLLIPDRQKNTWNFCDVTNDKVLKMQLKWVKRRFCGSSKGWLIVCDENFVVTLINPSFRVKGRKKKKNSIIRLPPLNPPGKHHREACAKDCEYFVYKAAISADPISNANDCIVVVIYGAWCELAFIRLGDNKWTYFDRSCSIFEDVAQIGDKSYVLTAITRQLFIFEYTTQRILNINLVAAPLCETDIYIKAYLVGSNEEELLLVHRYETYTHHGRVTNEFRVFKLDDDKYAWIEKNDLGDFAFFVGDNSSISVVASKIQGCESNCIYFYDDFDLTLGYCSFTDFGVYNVKSQRILKPAHVMTLMKKLKQSPIWFLPSVYL is encoded by the exons ATGGAATCGG attgGGAAAGTTTGCCTGAGGAGCTTTTAGATTTAGTTTTCAAGAGACTAGTGTTACATTTAGATTCTTTACGATTCGCTGCTGTTTGCAAGTCATGGTATTGGGTATCAAAGAATAAGCAAATCAATAGTGTTCCAATGCTCTTGATTCCTGATagacaaaaaaatacatggaATTTTTGTGATGTGACAAATGATAAGGTCCTCAAAATGCAGTTAAAATGGGTGAAGAGGCGATTTTGTGGGTCTTCAAAAGGATGGTTAATAGTTTGCGATGAAAATTTTGTGGTAACCTTAATAAATCCATCATTCAGGgttaaaggaagaaaaaagaaaaaaaattcaattattcGTCTGCCTCCATTAAATCCTCCAGGTAAACACCACAGAGAAGCTTGTGCTAAAGATTGTGAATATTTTGTCTACAAGGCGGCGATTTCCGCAGATCCAATATCAAATGCAAATGACTGCATTGTTGTGGTAATATATGGCGCATGGTGTGAATTGGCTTTTATTAGACTTGGAGACAATAAATGGACATACTTCGATCGAAGTTGTTCCATTTTTGAAGATGTTGCTCAAATTGGAGATAAAAGTTATGTTCTTACAGCCATTACGAgacaactttttatttttgaatataCTACTCAACGCATCCTAAATATAAATCTGGTGGCGGCACCTCTTTGTGAAACAGACATATACATAAAGGCATACCTTGTGGGTTCCAATGAGGAAGAGTTATTGTTGGTTCACCGCTATGAAACTTATACACATCATGGTCGCGTGACAAATGAATTTAGAGTTTTCAAACTGGATGATGATAAGTATGCGTGGATTGAGAAAAATGACTTAGGTgattttgctttctttgtgGGTGATAACTCTTCAATATCTGTCGTGGCTTCAAAAATTCAAGGATGTGAGTCGAATTGCATATACTTCTACGATGATTTTGATCTGACATTAGGATATTGTTCGTTTACAGATTTTGGGGTGTACAATGTCAAAAGTCAAAGGATTTTAAAGCCTGCACATGTTATGACCCTGATGAAGAAGTTGAAGCAATCTCCAATTTGGTTTTTGCCTTCAGTTTATCTATAA
- the LOC18787640 gene encoding ferritin-3, chloroplastic: MLLKGSPASSHLITRGENLGPLFSSAPSLSSSKLSYSFSPLNSFTSLNSILRFPPTRNEGGVVVCASKNANNRPLTGVVFEPFEEVKKELELVPTLPQVSLARQKFTNESEAAINEQINVEYNVSYVYHAMYAYFDRDNVALKGLAKFFKESSEEERDHAEKLMEYQNKRGGRVKLQSILMPVSEFDHAEKGDALYAMELALSLEKLTNEKLLNLHHVAEKNKDVQLTDFVESEFLTEQVEAIKKISEYVAQLRRVGKGHGVWHFDQALLHGDGAVDAIAA; the protein is encoded by the exons ATGCTTCTCAAAGGTTCTCCAGCCTCCTCTCACTTGATCACTCGCGGGGAGAACTTGGGTCCTCTGTTTTCCTCTGCTCCATCTTTATCTTCGTCCAAGCTTTCGTATTCGTTCTCTCCTCTGAACTCGTTCACATCTCTGAATTCGATTCTTCGGTTCCCTCCGACGAGAAATGAAGGTGGGGTTGTGGTCTGTGCGTCCAAGAATGCGAATAATCGGCCACTTACCGGTGTGGTTTTCGAGCCATTTGAAGAGGTGAAGAAGGAGCTAGAACTCGTACCTACTCTTCCACAAGTCTCTCTTGCTCGCCAGAAGTTTACCAATGAAAGCGAGGCAGCTATTAACGAACAGATCAA TGTGGAATACAACGTCTCCTACGTTTACCATGCCATGTATGCCTATTTCGACAGGGACAATGTAGCGCTCAAGGGTCTTGCCAA GTTTTTCAAGGAATCGAGTGAGGAAGAGAGGGACCATGCTGAGAAGCTTATGGAATACCAG AATAAACGCGGTGGAAGAGTGAAATTGCAGTCTATTTTGATGCCTGTTTCTGAGTTTGATCATGCAGAGAAAGGAGATGCTTTATATG CAATGGAGCTTGCATTGTCTCTGGAGAAACTGACAAATGAAAAGCTGCTCAACTTACACCAT GTTGCTGAGAAGAACAAAGATGTGCAGTTAACAGATTTCGTTGAAAGCGAGTTTTTGACTGAGCAG GTGGAAGCCATCAAGAAAATATCTGAATATGTTGCTCAACTAAGGAGAGTCGGGAAAGGACATG GGGTTTGGCACTTCGATCAGGCACTGCTTCATGGGGATGGAGCCGTTGATGCAATTGCTGCGTGA
- the LOC18786971 gene encoding LOB domain-containing protein 12: MVGTSPCASCKLLRRRCAKDCIFAPYFPSDDPHKFAIVHKVFGASNVSKMLQELPEHQRADAVSSLVYEANARMRDPVYGCVGAISYLQNQVSELQMQLAVAQAEILCIQMQHEPTVPTPQQILDTDEKSYFLPNNFPQYLNFTSSSSNVIHDSLKRESIFGQDMVS, from the exons ATGGTTGGAACTTCACCCTGTGCTTCCTGCAAGTTGCTGAGACGCAGATGCGCCAAGGATTGCATTTTTGCTCCTTACTTTCCATCTGATGACCCCCACAAGTTTGCCATTGTTCACAAGGTCTTTGGTGCTAGCAATGTTAGCAAAATGTTGCAG GAGCTTCCAGAACATCAGAGAGCAGATGCAGTGAGCAGCTTAGTGTATGAAGCCAATGCAAGAATGAGAGACCCAGTTTATGGGTGTGTTGGGGCCATATCTTACCTGCAAAACCAGGTCTCTGAGCTACAAATGCAACTTGCTGTGGCTCAAGCAGAGATTCTCTGCATTCAGATGCAGCATGAGCCTACGGTTCCTACCCCACAGCAGATATTAGACACAGATGAGAAATCATATTTTCTCCCCAACAATTTCCCTCAGTATCTAAATTTTACCTCCTCTTCCAGCAATGTAATCCATGACTCTCTCAAGAGGGAGAGCATTTTTGGACAAGACATGGTTTCTTAA